One window from the genome of Poecilia reticulata strain Guanapo linkage group LG9, Guppy_female_1.0+MT, whole genome shotgun sequence encodes:
- the LOC103470069 gene encoding lymphocyte antigen 6G-like, with protein MPLLELTDQAERRLKFKMKLYGALIFFLTVSAGCGLVCYTCINVKPESCTSSETCASGIQNCFSLKLPIVNTVTKGCKLSELPCNSLITCCEGNLCNGAVPTGPGVSLLLMSSTLVMLFI; from the exons ATGCCTTTGCTCGAGTTGACTGACCAGGCTGAGAGACGTCTGAAGTTCAAGATGAAGTTGTACGGAGCTCTAATCTTCTTTCTGACTGTCTCCGCAG gATGTGGCTTGGTGTGCTACACGTGCATCAATGTTAAACCGGAATCTTGTACATCCAGTGAAACCTGTGCCAGTGGAATCCAGAATTGCTTCTCTTTAAAACTACCAA TTGTAAACACAGTCACCAAGGGTTGCAAACTATCCGAATTACCATGCAATAGTCTGATTACTTGCTGTGAAGGGAACCTGTGCAACGGAGCCGTACCAACAGGTCCTGGTgtctctctgctgctgatgtCCTCAACTCTCGTCATGCTCTTCATTTGA